In Microplitis demolitor isolate Queensland-Clemson2020A chromosome 10, iyMicDemo2.1a, whole genome shotgun sequence, the sequence TACGCTACATGACAATGTAAGTgttcttgatattttattttatttataaatataattaaattaagagaTCCAGTAGCTGATcaggaactagtacccgatcacttcatatatttttatatttatttactaaattttacaaaatatatctAGACAAATACATGAAGTAATCGGGTACTACTTTTACttgatatctatatatttatttgttaatatgtataatatttaatttatcaggaTCAATGGAAGCAGCTTAAAAAATTCGGATCACTGCAATACATACCGGAAGTTGATAGACCTTTTATGATAATTGAAACCTTGCCATTTTACAACCAGTCATCAGATGAAGATTTGAATTCTGTGTCGAATGGTCAACTTGTTATAAACAGAGCGAATGATCTTGACTTTGtttttgaaacatttaaaatgttaaaagaaTCAAGTCCTTATTTACTTGGAATACTGACTGGCAAAACTTGCACTCTCAGTCGACCAGATCGGATCAAAAGAGCAGCAGCCACAGCAGAACCTTTAGCGCAAAATGATACCGATCCTATATTTGTTCAATCTGAGCGAGTTTTGTTCTATCTTGAAAAACCACCAGCTCTCCAGGTACTTTAATATTgaacttaaatattattcctaattaaaatcaattaatatctgcaatttttaaatttcttttgaaaaaaaaaattttgaagtaaaaaatgtcAAGCTGAGCGCAGTTTTAAAAACAgtaacaatttgaatttatagtaaattataaaatactttcaaTTAATTGTCTCTCCCCTCAATATCTGCGTCAGACCTAATTATAAACGAATATTAATAtaagatttgaataaattacagATGAAAGGATCAGAATTTATCAGCGTTGGACAACCAAAAGAAGTCAAAGATGAAGGCCAAGGAACCATAGATTCTCCGATAGTTCTCAAAATGGACTTCGATGTCGTCGGTAATGACACGTCGTCATACAAAGCAAGTCTggcttttgaaataattccaAAAACGTCTGGTTACTACACATTGCACAGAGTAAACGTAACTCGGGACAGCAAAGAATTCTCGTTGTTCACCAAAACAGACCTAACCTGGCCCCAGAACTTTTCTTATCACTGCGGGCAGGTAGTACAgttttcaaaatcaaaatcaaaCGAAACTGAagagataaaattgaatttgtaCAACATCCAAGTACAATTATTCGCTAGAAAATTCAGTGATACTTACGATTGCGTTGGTTTCACATCGATATCTATTTGGTCTGGTATATTTGTCACTGCTATTCTCGGGCTTATTATGATCTGGGGTTTGATAATGATGATGGACATTCGTACCATGGACAGATTCGATGATCCTAAAGgtaaaacaataacaatatcgtcacaagattaaaataaataaaattatatataataattacatactcGTATTGCATATTATCATGTAAATATGTCTGTAAGTCTTGTatatttcaagcttcaatattaattatatagattttaagaattcaatataaaaaaaatatgtttgttatttctgaggaaattataaaattcattttaaacttTGCCTCGTCCTAAAAATCGTTCagtatttatcatattattaacttttatttgtataatatatacatatattattaaatgatgtTGAtacgtaattattattataattatataatttcattccgttaatttttgttgataagatatttaatttaatttaatatccagtcttacaattaaaataagttataaaaataatataaacttttaaatgtataaatttaaataatataaaaatattcggtTGATATTGTggtaactttaaaaaattgttctttATATAAAGcacaataattgtaaaaaatatataaataaataaatgctgtacctgaagatcggaattttttttgcgaaacgaaaatataaaaaaaaaatccactgGGTCTAGATTTCTAAAACGTTTCGCTTAAAGATGCTGGtgtcagccgaaaattgcTGCCAAAATTACTCAGTCATCTTTCAGCagttaaattacatatttttaaatttcgcggcaaaacgttccgatcttctGGACATTAAATGCTTGGAGAAGTTTTATGTTTCACAAGCCCGATGTTCAACTCCatgcataattataaatgCCATTGAAAAAGGAGGTAGGGTGATAACTTGCGATGAGTCAACGATAATAGGTTTGAAAGCTGGCAAACTTCCatcagaatttaattttaaaatttctccaTTTAATCTTATATctctgtaaaaatataataaagtataaaattagaataattattattatttttatttattttataattagtagtaaataattaaacctTGATTGCAAGTAATCTGCCGTGAGaatgtataaaaatgatttactatttttacgtGGGTAACTTTTCAAGTAGTAGAGTAAAGATATTCGGACAAAGTCGTTGTTCAAATTAACGCCGTAGACAGTAATTGCAGGGACACGAGAAATTAATGCACTTGGACAAGTGCAGTGTCCGTATAATCTTATGCTACCAAAGTTTGATGGTGTCTTAAGTTGGATTACTTTTGAAGAAACAAACTGTTTGTACATGACACTGACCCACCAGTCAGGATTTGGATTAAGATCTTCACCAATCATACTGTAATTGCCGCCGAAAAATGTCTGGCGTACAATGACATCAACTCCAACAGTGGCTCCGTATCCTAGTTTGTCGAGCCATAAAAAACCCGCGACGAATCTATTTGATAATTCAGGAGCACCTCCACCATATGCAGTACTCGTTTCAGCTGTAAATTGTTTATTGCtgtaactattaattatttattactaatatgtaaatataaaaaacatacaCATCCacatctttaaatttttgtttgtttgatTAATGACATCTTgaacattattaatttgaatcggCAGCCGGTTAAAGACATTTGGGTTTATAAAATCTGCAACTTTGGCTTCGCGACCATTGAGATAGTATTGATGCCACGTTAAAAAGTCAACGctgttttcattattttctaaaaattcagTGGCATATTTTTCTCCAGCTTTATCATTGTCTCCAATATGATTAACTTCCGGTCCGACTAGAAAACTTGTTTCGTATCCTAGTTGATTTAGAAGACGTCGGAGATGAATATAGTCCTCGGCTAATTGTTTTGCTGATACTGGTCTATTGAACACGTGACGAAATGAATTGGGttctgtatttaaattatttttattaattaattaattaattaatcaatagtACAGTACAATCTGATAAGTTACTGTCAGGGGCTACAGGAGAATTTCTGGACGAGTGAAAAAAATAGAGGGGAAGTAACTTATAACCAGGTTGTACTGTAATtaatacaagaaaatttaacagTACCATTGCCAAGTTGCCAATCGATATCCATAGAATGTcctttagaaaaattaataatgtctTTAGCATTGGTGTCATCCCAACGATTATCAGGGTCTCTGATCAAAGCATTAAGATCAAACATCATTCTCAATTGCGCTCTCTCAGTGAACTGATATATCGCTAGATAATCATCGCTGGCCAAAGTAAAATTACTAATGTCCTGAGCATCAACTGGActagttattttttcagtagcTTCGGGTACtggttggttaaaaaaaatacaatctgCGGATGTCCCACCCACTCTGACAAATGCGGGACTTAAATAACGCGCTAAGTTAATAAATGTATCATTTTTAACAGGAAATCTATCCATATCGCGAAGCAACGAGGAATCTAAGCCGAATGATAAATAACGTTCTGATGTTTTGTgcagtaaatttgaattagtgtCTATAATTACTACATAAGtctttgataaattatgaCGGCCTATATTCCATAGTGATATCACCAAAAGTATCAGAAATATACCGATGACAATTGATCCGATGATTGATTTACCAGCTTCTAGatcataaatatcaaaattattaaatgaattatttattgtttattttttatcaacttacgGTCATTTTCTTTACGTCCAAGTGTGtgatattcatttttactccaaatattattttcaaaatatgacATTttggtataattattttattttgtattttttttagcaaatgtcaatatttttatgtatatatatacatatataataaaaactgtaacatagtaaatgaataaattataaagacaATTGAAACGTCACAAtctttcataataaattaatcattaagaACAAATGATTAAACCGCGTAAATATATCAGATATaagacataaattttatgatactgaaaatagcagacattaaaatttttatttatttcctagAAACAAAATCGACAggtaaagatttttaaaaattcatgtaaagaatttttgaaaatttcttgggtatattttttaaaaattttgtgatgacaagttggtaattaaaaactgCAATTTTCAATTGTCTACTTTCAGCATCATAACTTTAGGGATGTCAATATAATTGACaagtgggaatttttttaattttattaaaatgcgtatttacataaatggaaagtacgcgcatttttttaaatttcattatttgaatttatttatttatttaaaatttataaaatttatcgtctGCTGACTCACTCATATTTTAGGCCCAATTTTTCAAAcaggatttaaattattattgctgatatattattaatatacagatatattagtaatattaatttaaacccggattaaaaataaatgcagtTTAAAAAACTGGCCCTAACAAATAAACTGAAACGATACCGAAATTagatgtttaataatttgaatttttttacaaatgtcaaattataaaaaaaaataattctaaaaattacacccacagcttttttaattttctacacgtgcatttttttttgtaatggatttgttaaaaaaaaaaaaaaaattgttgccTGTCTTCtaacttattaaaataaaatttaaaaaaaacgcgcgtaattaaattttcaaattattaaaatcctatttttgaatttaaatttttattaatttattaatacaaaaatttaaaaaattaccaattgtCTGATATACTCAcactcatttaaataacaacacATGTGTAATAACATATTAAGTACAGCAGCACAACCTGGTTCATTAAACGATaactaattttcaaaacagAGAACACGGACtgtagtatatatttttaaaaatgtatatcagCTGGATAAGTGAACAAGCGGAATGAAACAGAACCGTAATGGCTGATGAAAGGCAAGCTGTCAAaagcttataaatttatttgtcatatttatagcaaatttattttgtttagtatttttgaatattatttttttaatttatcagccgttacattcaattatttattattttaacttgtGCATTATGTAGATAAACATTATCATCACTCGTCGACAGTGATAATTCTGGTTCTTCGAGTGTGCATTGTGatcagtatttattaatatatatacatatatatacatgtagatatacataaagattttagataataaaaaaaggaaaaaaaaaggacgTGAATCATGTATTCCCATCATCaccatcgtcatcatcatcatcatcatcatcacagGAGACGTACCAATAATTTTACCTACGTCAGCTCCTGTGTTAAATacatgatttttatgcttaaCTTTATCTTTtgggtaaataaaatattattaataaatattatttttgtagtgACTccagttagctgacgtctaataatttttggatattttataaaagataaattacaaaaaaaaatatttcaaaaaattgcgcctatggctttttttaattttctacatgtgtattttttttttttttttttattgatttgttgaaaaatccgaaaattgttaattgtcacAACTTCAAGATGATGTGTTTTAATTGAGCTTTTATTTTGACAGCTTTTTGGAGGATTGTTGATTGGAGTGGGAATCTatgcattttatgataaactACAAACAACCGGATCAGTTAAAGTAGAAAATGTTTATGATATTGTTCTGAATATTTCACTTGTGATGGCTATTGCTGGTGGTGTTGTATTTATTGTTAGTTTTGCTGGCTGTGTTGGTGCATTGAGAGAGAATACATGTCTTCTTAAATTTGTAAGTTGCTTCAATATTTAccgccaatttttttaaatattgctaGTACAtctatacaataataatgtgGAGATAtaccaacaataataattcaaacccggtttgaaaaacgcgcttaattatttaattatttattttttttagtactcatGGTGTCTActagcattttttttactagaaatGGGTGTATCTATTGTTGGTTTTGTATTTCCTCATACATTACAATCTATTCTTGAAGAATCATTTACTGATAAGATAATCCAGACATACAGAGAGGATCCAGACTTACagaatttaattgattttggACAACAAGAAGTAagtttattatcttttattatctttaagtTAGTAGACACAAcaattttcatgtttttttttttttcaataaataaatgaaaaaaaaaaaaaaaaaaataaataaattttaaaaaccatagctgcattttttctttataatttatcgttttgaaaaaaatcagtaaattttcagacgtctaacttcagtatcaatAAGCGCAAATttgtctgaaaatagtcaattttttaaattttataataaataaaatgtaagaaaaaaattaaaaatcagcccgcgcatttttttccatttaattattttaattaattaatttatttatgtaaagtttataaattgtctcatcTGCTCCATTCACCCTCATTCAGTATAATCATTACTCTATAAATAAACTAGAGCAGTATGTCGATGTAaaggttaaattaaatttaaatataattaaattattattaaatacaagtaaataaaatgaaaaacttgatgtttaatttaaaataaactttttatcagCATTGATAATTACTCTGTAAAATAGTTTTAGTACTTAAGCTTGAAGCCCTGTGCATAAAACTAATGGTGTTATCAGAGATTAGTCAGCTtacaaagtaataaaaaaaaaaaattgttacagTTCAAATGCTGTGGGTTAAGTCAAGAAGGTTACCTAGATTGGCAGAAAAACGAGTACTTCAATTGCTCGAGCCCCGGTAGAGAAAGCTGTGGTGTACCTTTTTCATGTTGTATAAACACGACAGATATATCAAGCGGACTAGTTAATATAATGTGCGGTTATCAAATTCAAATGCTCCCGCCATCAGAAGCCAGCAAGAGAATATGGATAAGCGGCTGCATTGAGATAGTCCGTACATGGGCTGAGCGTAATCTTTATACAATAGCGGGCATAGCACTGGGTATTGCGCTGAGTCAATTATTTGTGATTTATTTAGCTAAGACATTAGAAGGACAAATTGAAATGCAAAGAGCACGCTGGCGTTCTTGAGGTTGACCTCAGGCCACCTCACGCTACGATTATGCCGCGAGGCAGCAGGTGGCCGGTCGAATTAATCGTGCTCAAGAACATTCGGAAAATTGTGGAAGTACCCGTATGGGAATGCTTGTTTTACTTGCAGTAACACTTTACATAATGTGTATTTTGTCACTCGTAAGACTTGCCctttacttcaaaaattatttttacaagtaTCTTGATTATggttaaagttttttatttaaatgcatttttttgtcACACTTGTTCGGTCTTTGCCGTGTGATTTAGACGAGTAGTTTGTccttcattaatattttaaatttactctttgaaaaatttattataatggtGTGTTGGATCCTTTGCAACAGCGCACTGGGAGTCTGCCATACccgggaaaatttgaattataagaAGTTTATTTGGGTATTCAAGgcattttatatttgtatttattttactgcatTTACGTCAATTGGCATTATAcgttttgaaagaaaattgcAGATTGAACCCGGGGACTTCTTCatggagtgaaatttactccgaaggagtttattttaacactAAAACTCTGAATCGCActaatgcggatttaaataaaatttgtaatcacTCCCGaatttttagtttgaaaaaaatacccgggaaaatttaaattcataattaaataagtatgtcacatttaaatttgttcacttgagtttcattttaataaatacttgatgatttatatattttttttattggtcattaactttttttataaaaaatttatagatttaaattttcccgggtAATTGGTGGG encodes:
- the LOC103580123 gene encoding V-type proton ATPase subunit S1; this translates as MFSSRVFIFKFFGLGLIFSTVTSSITDVPVLIWGGDSSTKSISKPFNLFDKTSQKDFKDIVTKKVGDSQLPVIVFYKESFCREDVTLHDNDQWKQLKKFGSLQYIPEVDRPFMIIETLPFYNQSSDEDLNSVSNGQLVINRANDLDFVFETFKMLKESSPYLLGILTGKTCTLSRPDRIKRAAATAEPLAQNDTDPIFVQSERVLFYLEKPPALQMKGSEFISVGQPKEVKDEGQGTIDSPIVLKMDFDVVGNDTSSYKASLAFEIIPKTSGYYTLHRVNVTRDSKEFSLFTKTDLTWPQNFSYHCGQVVQFSKSKSNETEEIKLNLYNIQVQLFARKFSDTYDCVGFTSISIWSGIFVTAILGLIMIWGLIMMMDIRTMDRFDDPKGKTITISSQD
- the LOC103580115 gene encoding heparanase, producing MSYFENNIWSKNEYHTLGRKENDQAGKSIIGSIVIGIFLILLVISLWNIGRHNLSKTYVVIIDTNSNLLHKTSERYLSFGLDSSLLRDMDRFPVKNDTFINLARYLSPAFVRVGGTSADCIFFNQPVPEATEKITSPVDAQDISNFTLASDDYLAIYQFTERAQLRMMFDLNALIRDPDNRWDDTNAKDIINFSKGHSMDIDWQLGNEPNSFRHVFNRPVSAKQLAEDYIHLRRLLNQLGYETSFLVGPEVNHIGDNDKAGEKYATEFLENNENSVDFLTWHQYYLNGREAKVADFINPNVFNRLPIQINNVQDVINQTNKNLKMWMSETSTAYGGGAPELSNRFVAGFLWLDKLGYGATVGVDVIVRQTFFGGNYSMIGEDLNPNPDWWVSVMYKQFVSSKVIQLKTPSNFGSIRLYGHCTCPSALISRVPAITVYGVNLNNDFVRISLLYYLKSYPRKNSKSFLYILTADYLQSRDIRLNGEILKLNSDGSLPAFKPIIVDSSQVITLPPFSMAFIIMHGVEHRACET
- the LOC103570862 gene encoding tetraspanin-33, producing the protein MYSHHHHRHHHHHHHHRRRTNNFTYVSSCVKYMIFMLNFIFWLFGGLLIGVGIYAFYDKLQTTGSVKVENVYDIVLNISLVMAIAGGVVFIVSFAGCVGALRENTCLLKFYSWCLLAFFLLEMGVSIVGFVFPHTLQSILEESFTDKIIQTYREDPDLQNLIDFGQQEFKCCGLSQEGYLDWQKNEYFNCSSPGRESCGVPFSCCINTTDISSGLVNIMCGYQIQMLPPSEASKRIWISGCIEIVRTWAERNLYTIAGIALGIALSQLFVIYLAKTLEGQIEMQRARWRS